In bacterium, the genomic window TTTGTGCACGATGCGGAACATGATCGCGCTGCAGGACGACTACACCTGCGTTTACGGCATCGTCGACTACCACGCCATGACCGTACCCTTTGATCCTGGAGAAATAGATAAAAATATCTTCAACTGCGCGGTCGATTACCTTGCCGCCGGCATTGATCCGGAAAAGAGCATGCTGATGCTCCAATCCACGGTCTCGGAGCACACTGAGCTGGCCTGGATCCTCAACACGATCACGCCTGTGTCATGGCTCCTGCGCGTGCCGACATTTAAGGAAAAAAGAAAGCAAAACCCGGATTACGTGAACATGGGTTTGCTGGACTACCCGGTCCTGATGGCGGCTGATATAATTCTGTATAAATCCGTGGTCGTACCCGTTGGTGACGACCAGTTACCGCATTTGGAATTGACCAGGGAGATCGTGCGCCGATTCAATGGCTTGTTCGGTGAAACCTTCCCCGAGCCTAAGGAAAAACTCGCCGCCATATCGCGCATCCTGGGTCTCGATGGTGTCAACAAGATGAGCAAATCCCTTGATAACTGCATTTACCTGGATGAAGAAAAAGACGTGATCTGGAAAAAAATCTCAACTGCTGTCACCGACACCGACCGGAAAAAACGGACCGACCCGGGGAATCCCGCCGTATGTAATATCTATACGTTGCACCGCATGCTATCAAGCGATAAAGAAATTGCGTACGTAGATAAAGAATGCCGCGCTGCCGGCATTGGCTGTCTTGACTGCAAAAAGATACTTTTAGAAAACATTGACAAAGCGCTTCAGCCAATCAGGCAAAAACAAGCGGAATTACGGAAGAAAAAGGACTATATTCAAGATGTTTTGAAGGACGGTTCTAAACGGGCAAAGGCCATTGCCGAAAAGACGATGGATGAAGTATATTCAAAGATCGGAATAAAGAAATACCATACATAACATCATAAAAATTCTAAATTCTAAGCACTAAATTCTAAACAATATCTAAATTCAAAATTCTAAACCAATATGCAGGATTTATCATTCTGTATCTTTGCGTTTCGTTTATTGTTTGGTATTTAGGATTTTGTATTTGTTTCGGATTTAGAATTTAGGATTTCGGATTTATTCTAGTACGGTCTTACCTCGTCGTCATGCAGGATCGCCGCCACTGATTGACCCATAAGCTCGATCGAAACGATAAGCCTTCGTCGGCGCGCGTCTTCTTTTTCCAGCACGCCGATCGCGCCGGCCAGTGGTCCCGAGACCACCTGTACGCGCGAACCGACCTTGAGATACGGCAGCGGGTAGATATTGCGGTCGCTGCTCACGAAGATCTTGATCGTCTGGATATCTTCGTCCGGGATCGGTTTAGGTCTTGGTTTTCCGCAGATCATGACCACGCCGGGGGTCCTGAATACCTTAAACCAGTTCTTCTGATCCGAATCCAGCGCCACAAAAATATAATTGGGAAATAATGGCCGCTTCATAACTATCTTCCGGTCGCGGCGCTTGCTCGGGACCAGGATCCGCGGGAAAAATGTGTCCAACCCTTTATCTGACAGCACTTTGTTGACGGCTTTTTCATGGTTGCACTGCGTGTACACGGCGTACCAGCTCATGTCACAGCCACCCGTTACGCCGGTACCATCGGACCGTATCGGCCATTCCATTTGCCAGGTTGTATTGCGGCTTAAAATCGATTTCCCTGGTCAATCGCTCATTGCTGCATAACCAGTAATCCCGGGCCAATTCCCTGACCTTGTCGCGGCAGATGACCCTTTTTTCATTGAGAAAAACATCGCTCAGCAGGCCGCAGAACATGCATACTGCCGTGGGGATGTTTATTTTTATCGGCGGCCTTTTATCCAGCGCCTGCATTATCGCGCGGACCGTTTCATTAAAAGAATAACAGTTGCCGTCGTTCGTGAAGTAGATCCTCCGGTTAAAAAAACCATTACTGGTCAGCTTGATGATCAGCCGGACAAGGTCGCTGACATGCATGAAACTGAAATACTTTTCGCCGGAACCGACGATTGGGCAGAAACCGCTGTTAAGCATCATAATGTACTTAAACATTTCCACGTCGTGGGGTCCATACACACTGGGCGGTCTCAGGATGATATAGTCCAGGCTGCTGGCGGTAACCAGATCCTCGGCAAGCTGCTTGGAACGACCGTAATAGGAATACGCTATTGGTTTGTCATCTTCATTAACCGGCTTTTTCTTGTCGGTAGTGCCGCTGACCGCTTGGGAACTAAGATACAGCAGTTTTCGGACCGATTCTCGTTCCATGGCCGCGATCAGATTCACGGTGCCGACGACATTGGATATGTAATAATCATCAAAACACCGGCCCGTCGTTCTCGCCGCGCAATGGATAACGCCTTCAATACCATCCAGGGATTGGCCCAGCCCTTCCCCGTTTTCTATGTCCCCGAAAAATATTTCAATATTCTTATTGTGCTTGAAGGCCTCAACGTTCGAGGTTCGGCGGACCAGGATCCGCGTCA contains:
- the trpS gene encoding tryptophan--tRNA ligase; the encoded protein is MTKGNVFSGIQPSGRLHIANYLCTMRNMIALQDDYTCVYGIVDYHAMTVPFDPGEIDKNIFNCAVDYLAAGIDPEKSMLMLQSTVSEHTELAWILNTITPVSWLLRVPTFKEKRKQNPDYVNMGLLDYPVLMAADIILYKSVVVPVGDDQLPHLELTREIVRRFNGLFGETFPEPKEKLAAISRILGLDGVNKMSKSLDNCIYLDEEKDVIWKKISTAVTDTDRKKRTDPGNPAVCNIYTLHRMLSSDKEIAYVDKECRAAGIGCLDCKKILLENIDKALQPIRQKQAELRKKKDYIQDVLKDGSKRAKAIAEKTMDEVYSKIGIKKYHT
- a CDS encoding UpxY family transcription antiterminator, whose translation is MEWPIRSDGTGVTGGCDMSWYAVYTQCNHEKAVNKVLSDKGLDTFFPRILVPSKRRDRKIVMKRPLFPNYIFVALDSDQKNWFKVFRTPGVVMICGKPRPKPIPDEDIQTIKIFVSSDRNIYPLPYLKVGSRVQVVSGPLAGAIGVLEKEDARRRRLIVSIELMGQSVAAILHDDEVRPY
- a CDS encoding NAD(P)-dependent oxidoreductase, coding for MARIGILVTGASGFVGKNLVLELAKTKVTRILVRRTSNVEAFKHNKNIEIFFGDIENGEGLGQSLDGIEGVIHCAARTTGRCFDDYYISNVVGTVNLIAAMERESVRKLLYLSSQAVSGTTDKKKPVNEDDKPIAYSYYGRSKQLAEDLVTASSLDYIILRPPSVYGPHDVEMFKYIMMLNSGFCPIVGSGEKYFSFMHVSDLVRLIIKLTSNGFFNRRIYFTNDGNCYSFNETVRAIMQALDKRPPIKINIPTAVCMFCGLLSDVFLNEKRVICRDKVRELARDYWLCSNERLTREIDFKPQYNLANGMADTVRWYRRNGWL